Proteins encoded within one genomic window of [Enterobacter] lignolyticus SCF1:
- the tamB gene encoding autotransporter assembly complex protein TamB: protein MSLWKKISLGVLAFIVLLLGIVAFLIGTSSGLHLLFKAADRWVPGLSIGQVSGGWKDLTLKDLRYTQPGVAVNTGQFHLAVKTQCLWKSSLCVDDISLKDVNVVIDSKKMPPSAPVAETNSGPLNLSTPYPIVLSRVALDNVNVRIDSTTVSVMDFSTGLRWQEKNLTLTPTALQGLLIALPKAASVAQEQVVEPKIAHPQPQEKTLGETMKDLFSKPVLPEMADVHLPLNLNIEAFRGEQLRLTGDSDLTVYKMLLKVSSIDGDMKLDALDIDSSQGSVNASGTATLKDSWPVNLTLNSTLNIDPLKGEKIGMKVGGEVRNRLDVGINLSGPVDVALRAQAELAQAGLPLSLEVTSKQLYWPFTGEKQFQADNLALKLSGKMTDYTLAFAAAVKGQGVPPATITLDAKGNEQQLNLDKLTVAALEGKTELKALLDWQQAISWRGELTLNGINTGKEIPDWPSKLNGLIKTRGSLYGGSWQVDVPEIKLTGNVKQNKVNVEGALKGNSYLQWTIPGLHLELGRNSADVKGELGAKDLNLDAAIDAPNLDNALPGLGGTAKGLIKVRGTVDAPQLLADITARGLRWQELSVAQVRVNGDIKSTDQIAGNLDVRVERIAQPGVNIGLVTLNAKGSEAQHQLQLRIQGEPVSGQLDLAGSFSRKEERWKGALSNTRFQTPVGPWSLNRPIALDYRNLEKKISIGPHCWNNPNAELCVPQTIDAGAEGRAVVNLNRFDLAMVKPFLPEATQASGVFSGNADVSWDTRKPGLPQGKVTLSGHNVKVTQTVNDAPLPVAFDTLNLSADLHNNRAELGWLIRLSNNGQLDGQLQVTDPQGRRSLGGNVNIRNFSLAMINPVFSRGEKAAGTLSANLRLGGDVQSPQMFGQMQLNGIDVDGNFMPFDMQPSQIAMTFNGTRSTLQGVVRTKQGQINLSGDADWSQLNNWRARVAAKGSRVRITVPPMVRLDVSPDVVFTATPSLFTLDGNVDIPWARIVVHDVPESAVGVSSDVVMLDKNLKPIHTQSAPIPINSNLTIHVGNNVRLEAFGLKARLTGDLKVAQDKQGLGLNGQINIPEGRFHAYGQDLIVRKGILLFSGPPDQPLLNIEAIRNPDATENDVIAGVRVTGTADQPKAEIFSDPAMSQQEALSYLLRGQGLDSQQGDGAAMTSMLVGLGVAQSGQVVGKIGETFGVSNLALDTQGVGDSSQVVVSGYVLPGLQVKYGVGIFDSLATLTLRYRLMPKLYLEAVSGIDQALDLLYQFEF from the coding sequence ATGAGTTTATGGAAGAAGATAAGCCTCGGCGTACTGGCGTTTATCGTCCTGCTGTTGGGCATCGTCGCCTTTTTGATCGGCACCTCCTCGGGCCTGCATCTGCTGTTTAAGGCCGCCGACCGCTGGGTGCCGGGGCTGTCCATCGGCCAGGTGAGCGGCGGCTGGAAAGATTTAACCCTCAAGGATCTGCGCTATACGCAGCCGGGCGTCGCGGTCAATACCGGGCAGTTTCATCTGGCGGTAAAAACGCAGTGCCTGTGGAAAAGCAGCCTGTGCGTTGACGACATTTCGCTCAAGGATGTGAACGTCGTCATCGACAGCAAAAAGATGCCGCCGTCGGCGCCGGTTGCCGAGACCAACAGCGGGCCGCTGAATTTGTCTACGCCGTATCCGATTGTCCTGAGCCGGGTGGCGCTTGATAACGTCAACGTCAGGATTGATAGCACCACGGTGTCGGTGATGGATTTCTCCACCGGCCTGCGCTGGCAGGAGAAGAACCTGACGCTGACGCCCACCGCGCTGCAGGGGCTGCTGATTGCGCTGCCGAAGGCGGCGAGCGTGGCGCAGGAGCAGGTCGTTGAGCCGAAGATTGCGCATCCGCAGCCGCAGGAAAAAACGCTCGGCGAGACGATGAAAGATCTGTTCTCAAAGCCGGTGCTGCCGGAAATGGCCGATGTCCATCTGCCGCTAAACCTGAATATCGAGGCGTTTCGCGGCGAGCAGCTGCGCCTGACCGGCGATAGCGACCTGACGGTGTACAAGATGCTGCTGAAGGTGAGCAGCATTGATGGCGACATGAAGCTCGACGCGCTGGATATCGACTCAAGCCAGGGGAGCGTGAACGCCAGCGGCACGGCGACGCTGAAGGACAGCTGGCCGGTAAACCTGACGCTGAACAGCACCCTGAATATCGATCCGCTGAAGGGCGAAAAGATCGGCATGAAGGTCGGCGGCGAGGTGCGCAATCGGCTGGATGTCGGCATTAATCTGTCCGGGCCGGTGGATGTCGCTCTGCGGGCGCAGGCCGAACTGGCGCAGGCGGGGCTGCCGCTCAGCCTCGAGGTCACCAGCAAGCAGCTGTACTGGCCGTTTACCGGCGAAAAACAGTTTCAGGCCGATAATCTGGCGCTCAAGCTGAGCGGCAAAATGACCGACTACACCCTGGCGTTTGCGGCCGCGGTGAAGGGGCAGGGCGTTCCGCCCGCGACCATCACGCTGGATGCGAAAGGCAATGAGCAGCAACTGAACCTCGATAAGCTCACCGTCGCGGCGTTGGAAGGGAAAACCGAGCTGAAGGCGCTGCTCGACTGGCAGCAGGCCATCAGCTGGCGCGGCGAGCTGACGCTGAACGGCATCAATACCGGCAAAGAGATTCCGGACTGGCCGTCGAAGCTCAATGGCCTGATCAAAACCCGCGGCAGCCTCTACGGCGGCAGCTGGCAGGTCGACGTTCCGGAAATCAAGCTGACCGGCAACGTGAAGCAGAACAAGGTCAACGTCGAGGGGGCGCTGAAGGGCAACAGCTACCTGCAGTGGACGATCCCCGGGCTGCACCTGGAGCTTGGGCGCAACAGCGCCGACGTGAAAGGGGAGCTTGGCGCTAAAGATCTTAACCTCGACGCCGCCATTGACGCGCCAAACCTCGACAACGCCCTGCCGGGGCTGGGCGGTACGGCGAAGGGGCTTATTAAGGTCCGCGGCACCGTGGACGCCCCGCAGCTGCTGGCGGATATCACCGCGCGCGGGCTGCGCTGGCAAGAGCTCTCGGTCGCCCAGGTACGGGTTAACGGCGATATCAAATCCACCGACCAGATCGCCGGGAACCTCGACGTTCGCGTCGAGCGCATCGCGCAGCCGGGCGTCAACATCGGCCTGGTGACCCTCAACGCCAAAGGCAGCGAGGCGCAGCATCAGCTGCAGCTGCGCATTCAGGGCGAGCCGGTATCCGGCCAGCTCGATCTTGCCGGTAGCTTCTCGCGTAAGGAGGAGCGCTGGAAGGGGGCGCTCAGCAATACCCGATTCCAGACGCCGGTCGGGCCGTGGTCGCTCAACCGTCCTATCGCCCTGGACTACCGCAACCTTGAGAAGAAAATCAGCATTGGGCCGCACTGCTGGAACAACCCGAACGCGGAGCTGTGCGTGCCGCAGACCATTGACGCGGGCGCCGAAGGTCGCGCGGTGGTGAACCTCAACCGTTTCGACCTGGCGATGGTGAAACCGTTCCTGCCGGAAGCGACCCAGGCCAGCGGCGTCTTCAGCGGCAACGCGGATGTGAGCTGGGATACCCGCAAACCGGGCCTGCCGCAGGGGAAAGTGACGCTCTCCGGGCACAACGTGAAGGTGACGCAGACGGTGAACGATGCGCCGCTGCCGGTGGCTTTCGACACGCTCAACCTCAGCGCAGACCTGCATAACAACCGCGCGGAGCTCGGCTGGCTTATCCGCCTGAGCAACAACGGCCAGCTCGATGGCCAGCTGCAGGTGACCGACCCGCAGGGCCGCCGCAGCCTGGGCGGCAACGTCAATATCCGCAACTTCTCGCTGGCGATGATAAACCCTGTCTTCTCCCGCGGTGAAAAGGCGGCCGGTACGCTGAGCGCTAACCTGCGCTTGGGCGGCGACGTTCAGAGCCCGCAGATGTTCGGCCAGATGCAGCTCAACGGCATCGATGTGGACGGCAACTTTATGCCGTTCGACATGCAGCCAAGCCAGATTGCCATGACCTTTAACGGGACGCGCTCGACGCTGCAGGGCGTGGTGCGAACCAAACAGGGGCAAATTAACCTCAGCGGCGACGCCGACTGGAGCCAGCTCAACAACTGGCGGGCGCGGGTGGCGGCCAAAGGCAGCCGGGTGCGGATCACCGTTCCGCCGATGGTGCGCCTGGACGTGTCGCCGGACGTGGTCTTTACCGCCACGCCGAGCCTGTTCACGCTGGATGGCAACGTGGATATTCCCTGGGCGCGAATTGTGGTGCATGATGTGCCGGAAAGCGCGGTCGGCGTCTCCAGCGACGTGGTGATGCTGGATAAAAATCTCAAGCCCATCCATACGCAGAGCGCGCCGATTCCGATCAACAGCAACCTGACGATTCACGTCGGCAACAACGTGCGTCTGGAGGCCTTTGGGCTGAAGGCGCGCCTGACGGGCGACCTGAAGGTGGCGCAGGATAAGCAGGGTCTGGGGCTGAACGGACAAATCAATATTCCGGAAGGGCGTTTCCACGCCTATGGTCAGGATCTGATTGTGCGTAAAGGGATCCTGCTGTTCTCCGGCCCGCCGGATCAGCCGCTGTTGAATATCGAAGCGATCCGCAACCCGGACGCGACGGAAAACGACGTGATCGCCGGCGTACGCGTCACCGGCACCGCCGATCAGCCGAAAGCGGAGATCTTCTCTGACCCGGCGATGTCGCAGCAGGAAGCGCTTTCCTACCTGCTTCGCGGCCAGGGGCTCGACAGCCAGCAGGGCGATGGCGCCGCGATGACCTCAATGCTTGTTGGCCTGGGGGTTGCACAAAGTGGGCAGGTTGTGGGTAAAATCGGCGAGACGTTTGGCGTAAGCAATCTGGCGCTGGACACCCAGGGGGTCGGTGACTCCTCGCAGGTGGTGGTCAGCGGCTATGTACTGCCGGGTCTGCAGGTGAAGTATGGCGTGGGTATTTTTGACTCACTGGCAACGCTCACGCTACGCTACCGCCTGATGCCTAAGCTATATCTGGAAGCGGTGTCTGGTATCGACCAGGCACTCGATTTGCTCTATCAGTTTGAGTTTTAG
- the tamA gene encoding autotransporter assembly complex protein TamA codes for MPQIRQLCWASLLLVSGVAGAADIRLQVEGLSGELEKNVRAQLSTIQSDEVTPDRRFRARVDDAIREGLKALGYYEPTIDFDLKPPPAKGRQVLVVHVTPGIPIKIGGTDVILRGGARDDRDYLALLKQRPAIGTVLNQGDYDHFKSELSGISLRKGYFDSEFKKSQLGISLDRHQAFWDIDYDSGQRYRFGDVTFEGSQIQDQYLQNLVPFKTGDYYTSADLAELNRRLSATGWFNSVVVAPEFDKAHDTKVLPLHGVMSPRTENTIETGVGYSTDVGPRVKASWKKPWMNSYGHSLSTDISLSGPEQQFDFTYKMPLLKNPLEQYYLVQGGFKRTDLNDTKSDSTTLGASRYWDLSSGWQRAINLRWSLDHFTQANVTNTTMLLYPGVMVSRTRSRGGLMPTWGDSQRYSVDYSNTAWGSDVDFIVAQAQNTWIRTLYDKHRFVIRGNLGWIETGDFDKVPPDLRFFAGGDRSIRGYKYKSISPKDSSGKLTGASKLATGSLEYQYNVSGKWWGAVFVDSGEAVDDFRNSDFKTGAGVGVRWASPIGPVKFDIAAPVGDKEVHGLQFYIGLGPEL; via the coding sequence GTGCCACAAATTCGCCAGTTATGTTGGGCCAGTTTACTGTTGGTCAGCGGGGTTGCCGGAGCGGCAGACATCCGTTTACAGGTCGAGGGGCTCTCGGGCGAGCTGGAAAAAAACGTCCGCGCTCAGCTGTCGACCATTCAAAGCGACGAAGTGACACCCGATCGCCGTTTCCGTGCGCGTGTCGATGACGCCATTCGGGAAGGGCTAAAAGCGCTGGGTTATTATGAGCCCACCATTGATTTTGATCTGAAGCCGCCGCCGGCTAAAGGGCGCCAGGTGCTGGTCGTGCATGTCACGCCGGGGATACCCATAAAAATTGGCGGCACCGATGTCATTTTACGCGGCGGCGCGCGCGACGATCGTGACTATCTTGCCCTCCTGAAGCAGCGTCCGGCCATCGGCACCGTGCTAAACCAGGGCGATTACGACCATTTCAAAAGCGAACTGTCCGGCATCTCGCTGCGCAAAGGGTATTTCGACAGTGAGTTCAAAAAGAGCCAGCTCGGCATCTCGCTCGACCGGCACCAGGCGTTCTGGGATATCGACTACGACAGCGGCCAGCGCTATCGCTTTGGCGACGTCACCTTCGAAGGCTCGCAGATTCAGGATCAGTACCTGCAAAATCTTGTGCCCTTTAAAACGGGCGACTATTACACGTCCGCCGATCTGGCGGAGCTGAACCGCCGCCTGTCGGCAACCGGCTGGTTTAACTCGGTAGTGGTGGCGCCGGAATTCGATAAAGCGCATGACACCAAGGTGCTGCCGCTGCACGGCGTGATGTCTCCGCGCACCGAAAACACCATTGAGACCGGGGTGGGGTATTCCACCGATGTGGGGCCGCGGGTTAAAGCCTCGTGGAAAAAGCCGTGGATGAACTCTTACGGCCACAGCCTGAGTACCGACATCAGCCTGTCGGGGCCGGAGCAGCAGTTCGATTTCACCTATAAAATGCCGCTGCTGAAAAACCCGCTGGAGCAGTATTACCTGGTGCAGGGCGGCTTTAAGCGCACCGATTTAAACGACACCAAGTCAGACTCCACCACGCTTGGCGCATCCCGCTACTGGGATCTTTCCAGCGGCTGGCAGCGCGCCATTAACCTGCGCTGGAGCCTCGACCACTTTACCCAGGCTAACGTCACCAACACCACCATGCTGCTGTATCCCGGGGTGATGGTCAGCCGCACCCGCTCGCGCGGCGGCCTGATGCCGACCTGGGGCGACTCCCAGCGCTATTCGGTGGACTACTCGAACACCGCCTGGGGTTCCGATGTGGACTTTATTGTCGCTCAGGCGCAGAACACCTGGATTCGCACCCTCTACGATAAGCACCGCTTCGTTATTCGCGGCAACCTGGGCTGGATTGAGACCGGGGATTTCGACAAAGTGCCGCCGGACCTGCGCTTCTTCGCCGGTGGTGACCGCAGTATCCGCGGCTATAAGTACAAATCCATTTCGCCAAAAGACAGCAGCGGCAAGCTGACCGGCGCCTCGAAGCTGGCGACCGGCTCGCTGGAATACCAGTACAACGTGAGCGGCAAGTGGTGGGGCGCGGTATTTGTCGACAGCGGCGAAGCGGTGGACGATTTCCGCAACAGCGATTTCAAGACCGGCGCGGGCGTTGGCGTGCGCTGGGCGTCGCCCATCGGGCCGGTGAAATTCGATATCGCGGCGCCGGTTGGCGATAAAGAGGTGCACGGTTTGCAGTTTTACATCGGTCTGGGGCCTGAATTATGA
- a CDS encoding methyl-accepting chemotaxis protein — protein sequence MKLNQLTIGQRLGLMATLLLLAMLFIGLRGLVINSNSFSQNQAMMASEKRLADSIDTARNAQVQFKIQVQEWKNTLLRGGQGQEAFEKYKAAFISQSQKTQQLLKQLSDLLPQLGLDNRAVEQTRQLHAGLEQRYLAALQQYVITDPGSPQRVDHLVTGIDREPTRMIDEVVARTLQHAEAIHQQTDARNLAQFQQTRLMLLLAMALTLLAGIAITWWLVRSITQPLAQAVTIARRVASGDLQATIAVAGKDETAGLMQALQDMNANLTQIVSGVRRGTESIATASAQIAVGSRELSSRNEAQASALEETAASMEQLTSVVKSNADNSRFASEIARDACAIAGQGGQAVERVVQTMSEIHQLSSEINNIIGVIDSIAFQTNILALNAAVEAARAGAEGRGFAVVAAEVRALAQRSASAAQDIRHLIDNSVNRIADGNAQVQNAGSAMEEILQSVKRVNELVEAISMTSHEQSTGIDQVNIAVTHMDTATQQNATLSQESSAAAQAMHRQAETLLETVSVFKLRQAL from the coding sequence ATGAAACTGAATCAACTGACCATCGGCCAACGGCTGGGCCTGATGGCCACGCTGCTATTACTGGCAATGCTGTTTATCGGCCTGCGCGGGCTGGTTATCAACAGCAACAGCTTTAGCCAAAACCAGGCGATGATGGCGTCTGAGAAACGGCTTGCCGACAGTATTGATACCGCCCGCAACGCCCAGGTACAATTCAAGATTCAGGTCCAGGAGTGGAAAAACACCCTGCTGCGCGGCGGCCAGGGCCAGGAGGCGTTTGAGAAGTACAAAGCGGCGTTTATCAGCCAGAGCCAGAAAACCCAGCAGCTGCTCAAACAGCTGAGCGACCTGCTGCCGCAGTTGGGTCTCGACAACCGCGCAGTGGAACAAACCCGCCAGCTGCACGCCGGGCTTGAACAACGCTACCTTGCCGCCCTGCAGCAATACGTAATTACCGACCCGGGCAGCCCGCAGCGCGTTGACCATCTGGTAACCGGCATCGATCGCGAACCCACCCGTATGATAGACGAGGTTGTTGCCCGTACGCTGCAACACGCCGAGGCGATTCATCAGCAAACCGACGCGCGCAATCTGGCGCAGTTTCAGCAGACCCGGCTGATGCTGCTGCTGGCGATGGCGCTCACCCTGCTGGCCGGCATCGCCATTACCTGGTGGCTGGTGCGCAGCATTACCCAGCCGCTGGCGCAGGCGGTCACCATCGCCCGGCGCGTAGCGTCAGGCGATTTGCAGGCCACTATCGCCGTTGCCGGTAAAGACGAAACGGCGGGGCTGATGCAGGCCCTGCAGGACATGAACGCCAACCTGACGCAGATCGTTTCCGGGGTGCGGCGCGGCACGGAATCTATCGCCACCGCCTCCGCGCAGATTGCCGTCGGCAGCCGCGAACTGTCGTCACGCAATGAGGCGCAGGCCAGCGCGCTGGAGGAAACGGCGGCCTCGATGGAGCAGTTGACGTCGGTCGTGAAAAGCAATGCCGATAACTCACGCTTTGCCAGCGAAATCGCCCGCGACGCCTGCGCAATTGCCGGTCAGGGCGGTCAGGCGGTGGAGCGCGTGGTGCAAACGATGAGCGAGATCCACCAGCTTTCTAGCGAAATCAACAATATCATCGGCGTGATCGACAGCATCGCCTTTCAGACCAATATTCTCGCGCTTAACGCCGCGGTAGAAGCCGCGCGCGCAGGCGCCGAGGGCCGGGGATTCGCCGTCGTGGCCGCGGAAGTCCGCGCGCTGGCGCAGCGCTCGGCCTCAGCAGCGCAGGATATTCGCCATCTTATTGATAATTCGGTTAACCGCATTGCCGACGGTAACGCCCAGGTGCAAAACGCCGGGTCGGCGATGGAGGAGATCCTGCAGAGCGTTAAGCGGGTAAATGAGCTGGTGGAGGCCATCTCAATGACCAGCCATGAGCAGAGCACCGGGATCGATCAGGTGAATATCGCCGTCACGCATATGGATACCGCCACACAGCAGAACGCGACGCTGTCGCAGGAGTCGTCAGCCGCGGCGCAGGCGATGCACCGCCAGGCGGAAACGCTGCTGGAAACGGTCAGCGTCTTTAAGCTGCGTCAGGCGCTCTGA
- the ytfQ gene encoding galactofuranose ABC transporter substrate-binding protein YtfQ yields the protein MWKRLLLVSAVSAAMSSMAMAAPLTVGFSQVGSESGWRAAETNVAKSEAEKRGITLKIADGQQKQENQIKAVRSFIAQGVDAIFIAPVVATGWEPVLKEAKEAKIPVFLLDRSIDVKDKSLYMTTVTANNVLEGQLIGDWLIKTLNGKPCNVVELQGTVGASVAIDRKKGFAEAIAKDPNIKIIRSQSGDFTRSKGKEVMESFIKAENNGKNICMVFAHNDDMVIGAIQAIKEAGLKPGTDILTGSIDGVPDIYKAMMDGEANASVELTPNMAGPAFDALEKYKKDGTMPPKLTLTQSTLYLPDTAKVELEKKKNMGY from the coding sequence ATGTGGAAGCGCTTACTTCTTGTCTCCGCTGTTTCCGCAGCTATGTCGTCTATGGCGATGGCTGCGCCATTAACCGTAGGATTTTCCCAGGTCGGTTCTGAATCAGGCTGGCGCGCCGCCGAAACCAATGTGGCGAAAAGCGAGGCTGAAAAACGCGGCATCACGCTGAAAATTGCCGACGGTCAGCAAAAGCAGGAAAACCAGATCAAAGCCGTTCGCTCTTTTATCGCCCAGGGCGTTGACGCCATCTTTATTGCCCCGGTGGTGGCGACGGGCTGGGAGCCAGTGCTGAAAGAGGCCAAAGAGGCCAAAATTCCGGTGTTCCTGCTCGACCGCTCCATTGATGTGAAAGATAAATCGCTGTACATGACCACCGTGACCGCCAACAACGTGCTGGAAGGCCAGCTTATCGGCGACTGGCTTATCAAAACCCTCAACGGCAAGCCCTGCAACGTGGTTGAGCTGCAGGGGACGGTCGGCGCGAGCGTGGCCATTGACCGTAAGAAAGGCTTCGCTGAGGCTATCGCCAAAGACCCGAACATTAAGATTATCCGCTCCCAGTCCGGCGACTTTACCCGCAGCAAGGGTAAAGAGGTGATGGAGAGCTTTATCAAAGCGGAAAACAACGGCAAAAACATCTGCATGGTTTTCGCCCATAACGACGACATGGTGATCGGCGCGATTCAGGCCATCAAAGAGGCGGGGCTGAAGCCCGGCACAGATATCCTGACCGGCTCAATCGACGGCGTACCGGATATCTATAAGGCGATGATGGACGGTGAAGCCAACGCCAGCGTTGAGCTAACGCCGAACATGGCGGGCCCGGCGTTTGACGCGCTGGAAAAATACAAAAAAGACGGCACGATGCCGCCGAAGCTGACCCTGACCCAGTCGACGCTCTATCTGCCGGATACGGCGAAGGTGGAGTTAGAGAAGAAGAAAAATATGGGCTACTAA
- a CDS encoding gamma-glutamylcyclotransferase family protein, translated as MRIFVYGSLRRKQGNSHWMTNAQLLGAHSVDDYQLYSLGHYPGAVPGNGTVQGEVYRVDASTLAELDALRTKGGEYARHLIQTPYGSAWMYVYQRPVDGLTLIESGNWLDRDEY; from the coding sequence ATGCGAATATTTGTTTACGGCAGTTTGCGACGCAAGCAAGGCAACAGCCACTGGATGACGAACGCCCAGCTCCTGGGCGCGCACAGCGTTGACGATTATCAGCTGTACAGCCTGGGCCACTATCCAGGCGCGGTGCCGGGAAACGGCACGGTACAGGGTGAAGTTTATCGCGTCGACGCCTCCACGCTTGCCGAGCTTGATGCGCTACGTACCAAAGGCGGGGAGTATGCTCGCCATTTGATTCAGACACCGTATGGAAGTGCATGGATGTATGTGTACCAACGCCCGGTCGACGGGTTAACGCTGATTGAAAGCGGGAACTGGTTAGACAGGGACGAGTACTGA
- the ppa gene encoding inorganic diphosphatase, with product MSLLNVPAGKELPEDIYVVIEIPANADPIKYEIDKDTGALFVDRFMSTAMFYPCNYGYINHTLSLDGDPVDVLVPTPYPLQPGSVIRCRPVGVLKMTDEAGEDAKLVAVPHTKLSKEYDHIKDVNDLPELLKAQIAHFFEHYKDLEKGKWVKVDGWDNAEAAKAEIIASYERAQKK from the coding sequence ATGAGCTTACTGAACGTCCCGGCGGGCAAAGAACTGCCAGAAGATATCTACGTTGTTATCGAGATCCCGGCTAACGCTGATCCTATCAAATACGAAATTGATAAAGACACCGGCGCGCTGTTTGTTGACCGCTTCATGTCTACCGCGATGTTCTATCCGTGCAATTACGGTTACATCAACCACACCCTGTCTCTGGACGGTGACCCGGTAGACGTGCTGGTCCCGACGCCGTACCCGCTGCAGCCGGGCTCTGTGATCCGCTGCCGTCCGGTCGGCGTTCTGAAGATGACCGACGAAGCCGGTGAAGATGCGAAGCTGGTTGCGGTGCCGCACACCAAGCTGAGCAAAGAGTACGATCACATCAAAGATGTGAACGACCTGCCGGAACTGCTGAAAGCGCAGATCGCGCACTTCTTCGAGCACTACAAAGACCTCGAAAAAGGCAAGTGGGTGAAAGTTGACGGTTGGGACAATGCTGAAGCTGCAAAAGCGGAAATCATTGCCTCCTACGAGCGCGCGCAGAAGAAATAA
- the ytfR gene encoding galactofuranose ABC transporter, ATP-binding protein YtfR, with protein MTADTHQEILRTEGLCQFFPGVTALDNVDFSLRRGEIMALLGENGAGKSTLIKALTGVYHADRGTIWLEGQAISPKNTAHAQQLGIGTVYQEVNLLPNMSVADNLFIGREPRRFGFLRRKEMERRAAALMASYGFSLDVREPLNRFSVAMQQIVAICRAIDLSAKVLILDEPTASLDTQEVEMLFTLMRQLRAQGVSLIFVTHFLDQVYQVSDRITVLRNGSFVGCRETRELSQIELVKMMLGRELENNALQRAGRTLLSDRPVAAFSGYGRKGVVAPFDLQVRPGEIVGLAGLLGSGRTETAEVIFGIRPADSGRAEIKGKPQTLRSPRQASCLGIGFCPEDRKTDGIIAAASVRENIILALQAQRGWLRPIPRREQQEIAERFIRQLGIRTPGAEQPVEFLSGGNQQKVLLSRWLLTRPQFLILDEPTRGIDVGAHAEIIRLIETLCADGLALLVISSELEELVGYADRVIIMRDRRQVAEIPLTALSVPAIMNAIAA; from the coding sequence ATGACCGCTGACACGCACCAGGAAATCCTCCGCACCGAGGGGCTCTGCCAGTTCTTTCCCGGCGTAACGGCGCTGGATAATGTGGATTTCAGCCTGCGCCGCGGTGAAATTATGGCGCTGCTGGGGGAAAACGGCGCCGGAAAATCGACGCTTATCAAGGCATTAACCGGCGTTTATCACGCTGATCGCGGCACCATCTGGCTCGAAGGCCAGGCGATCTCCCCAAAAAACACCGCCCATGCGCAGCAGCTGGGGATCGGCACAGTCTATCAGGAGGTGAACCTGCTGCCCAATATGTCGGTAGCGGATAACCTGTTTATCGGCCGCGAACCGCGGCGCTTTGGCTTTCTGCGCCGTAAAGAGATGGAGAGGCGCGCCGCAGCGCTGATGGCCTCCTACGGATTTTCTCTTGATGTCCGCGAGCCCCTCAACCGCTTTTCCGTCGCCATGCAGCAGATTGTGGCTATCTGCCGCGCTATCGATCTTTCCGCCAAAGTGCTGATCCTCGACGAACCCACCGCCAGCCTCGATACCCAGGAGGTGGAGATGCTGTTTACCCTGATGCGCCAGCTGCGCGCCCAGGGCGTCAGCCTGATCTTCGTCACCCACTTTCTGGACCAGGTTTATCAGGTCAGCGACCGCATTACCGTGCTGCGCAACGGTAGCTTTGTCGGCTGCCGCGAAACCCGCGAGCTGTCGCAAATCGAGCTGGTAAAAATGATGCTGGGGCGCGAGCTGGAGAATAACGCCCTGCAGCGCGCCGGGCGTACGCTGCTGAGCGACAGGCCGGTAGCGGCGTTCAGCGGCTACGGCAGAAAAGGGGTGGTCGCGCCGTTCGATTTACAGGTCCGCCCAGGCGAAATCGTCGGGCTGGCGGGCCTGCTTGGCTCCGGGCGTACCGAAACCGCCGAGGTTATTTTCGGCATCCGGCCGGCCGACAGCGGCCGCGCGGAAATCAAGGGCAAGCCGCAGACGCTGCGCTCGCCGCGCCAGGCCTCCTGCCTGGGGATCGGTTTTTGTCCGGAGGATCGTAAAACCGACGGCATCATTGCCGCCGCCTCGGTGCGCGAGAACATTATTCTGGCGCTACAGGCGCAGCGCGGCTGGCTGCGGCCGATCCCGCGCCGCGAGCAGCAGGAGATAGCGGAACGCTTTATCCGCCAGCTGGGGATCCGCACGCCCGGCGCCGAGCAGCCGGTGGAATTTCTCTCCGGCGGCAACCAGCAAAAGGTGCTGCTTTCCCGCTGGCTGCTGACGCGCCCGCAGTTTCTGATCCTTGACGAGCCGACGCGCGGTATCGATGTCGGCGCGCACGCGGAGATTATCCGGCTTATCGAAACCCTGTGCGCCGACGGGCTGGCCCTGCTGGTGATTTCGTCGGAGCTGGAGGAGCTGGTGGGCTATGCCGATCGGGTGATCATCATGCGCGACCGTCGGCAGGTGGCGGAGATCCCGCTGACGGCGCTGTCCGTTCCGGCCATCATGAATGCTATTGCGGCATAA